In Anopheles gambiae chromosome 2, idAnoGambNW_F1_1, whole genome shotgun sequence, a single window of DNA contains:
- the LOC1277044 gene encoding mediator of RNA polymerase II transcription subunit 13 isoform X1, translating into MTHQNHQTNGASLEDCHTNFFALTDLCGIRWRQLVLGERPNAAGDPLDDPVVRSYSKCLAVDILCVWRRVVAPKPKPKPDPDPSSMFDMSIPGTGNSGSVVHPPLSLTAAKELWIFWYGEEPDLTDLVAPELLNSSEAGDKGSWENGLSYECRSLLFKALHNVIERCLLSRGFVRIEQWFVHPTSNDERVFGKSSHHASFSFTFFVHGDSTVITAMDIREHPPVRLLTMKHLEEAQRAAAPGAAAAAASTTGGPASPDGGLNAAPGCAPASPGGSASGTVVPADDAIEPREVLLAPFAITGTLTGQSYRASDPHTQKILDDWSAFYPITNKHSGLADGADSMPPLVEVLVGKMKMRYPSKYVLVPDMDDWTSAGDARSNSSSSSSNSSNTNSNQTTTPATAAASIAASVLSRINSASERSGGGVASNSTTSNTINTTSNQTAAAGSSSSNAASAASSARPKDTANDAAAPSPTGTLRQRNHHKSMMTPPLTVPESPSNDLGNPLSMSSALINKSPAVILPERVWQDCIMHAPTPAATAASSSASSGTTATTTAPGSVTIKTEPKDNTSGSNSSTNNNNNNNNNNSNSSSGGGDENSSGAANGVDANGNSSVWEISDPTVKVSCCCIKCCKRPPSSSSSSASSSASSSASGRTQQQQQQQQHTIGAAGSSSANATGGSSYTSISSPGGGGAAAAGGSGSLHPHPKSSYSITYPGSSSGSSRSSHYHHHQSTKDHHHHHHHHHHRPQRVAFHKRPPQEALFRPGTEPLSLSAAAALAAAAAAAAANAASSPGAVSSGDSAADSLELADTCLRSNQNCAANSGSGGGNSGASNTTGAAPGSTTPYGGPPSYCRNPMSIGDSHPLPSEGSPASAAPSPMQPSSVSQPTSVPSGDQLITMSPHPPASNNPRSVQPGTPCLDHLDKNTPAPTPTDQHDSKSINASPYHTPSHPGGGGGGGGSSGGTTEGGQQQQASANLMGNSSSSSSSNSSSNGSNSSSNSLSALKASPRSSLSSSGIGSLKVRSESSLGAGGSCSLGSGGGSGGGVPMTPSIHSVFSSAHQTALANNLASKRESILQMLQSLKRPSLFCKDYETLQGEDIPSTSQLLYDYTCVDAWMNHPVKRMRLAAEENRLVKKIRNLDLYANEHSRTMASGPGLAGSGNSTNGGIGTNGMLMKGAAEASEALAEALSGGRPGTGGGSDNGAPNNGAGCTPLLGQIKMEIGCDGSQGGTAVGSANGGTPDRNGASAGNGGAGDGALLGEHEIKKEKEDKGSIFLTDQDLQPSIDDLNQIFDDGGPFNDDPDLHNTPPGSNKSSSGSGGFSEESKRFPISNHHSVNSGMLSPKELSQMFPTPPSLDPHPNSSPGGGGCLSDGGSIALDTLVDLQMSLSSGTGSGGGNGGGASSVPPIPNLGSPQEEPIDDWSFVFLPPPICPYVGSSKYAPLPSLPSQQVMPPIPTSTVAGLVYKSTRQKQKEQAAAEREKQKQREQAEREREREQKQEQQQQDQPDGQPESGGQGGAGAGTGRPLGVAGPTTTALGVGLGLLPIVKQEVGGLTVPQPLSTPNSLLGGLSGLNGGSLAHPYSNPPSQGAQSQPHSRPPSVNSLPGGIMGGGAGMLSPSPAGTSGGGLFHPGGMGGIPVPLRQGMSPISPATPGGSMRVPTPQGSCPLPYPSPLGGAGSPNPMGSLSFRRTTPLLPPPPYDVAIASPANSVATPSSYHSKQYPLDGVDSGGPGSNRGPMTPSSTGGSGPLGAGTVHPPLSSSGVGCGTGTPAGSRSIETNALLVNVLLYDTALNIFRDHNFKSCTLCVCNAGAKCVGNIRGADSGLYLALPGTNWMDSVTAAGAEPTPSTTPGPAGGRSKASALAHLGLGGSSSAFGAGMLGSPAVGRQEDKSAAVTINTDSLQNGYLDEDPIDCQCGFSAVVNRRMAHRAGLFYEDEMEITGMAEDPAVHKNGSLFEFLNGTAKAIKLEDADRGALATSAGGSSSSAAGGDSLPLTLKVMDLLREQCSVVQSSSNSIHRAVNRYRGPLFGRGAENGAVHLLEYVDANDVISLALEQGRLQAINESKMDVDQQQQQQSSSGALVKGGTLRGQMNVHKWPFLRAGGPKSNQDIVRIMKSMQPLLQDAFHKRCTTRLWDAPYTIQGPLTWRQFHRLAGRGTGQCEPQPIPSLIVGYEKDWLSLAPYALHYWDKLLLEPYSYPRDVAYVAIVPDNDYVVAKVRTYFKELSTTYEMCKLGRHTPIKGWDGILRVGSQRVLKETQNSNLDEWFTNMGVDQQRKNGTTTAGSASSSSSSGLNELLRLYAQTCQQQLAPYLSKVPSDKSLLDPPESHHHTSSSASASASLGGGAAGASSLGGGSMGQPGGNAMGQNRPDGPGQSPMPPPPPSTPDSSQPGDKAPNTPKFDHDSENRDQLNTSSASPADGMRIDDDGKDPPHIVLYIVEPFTCGNDSPDVERLACLSLLRCYSNILNAVPDSIRSNISVQIISLESILELGRNRNRLRLSDHMRCLALSVFSQSRKYLAHMNTVKSLTGFGTAANAEQFIKRKDDKNRVPYRLYTPPYVLARSCEKSENTESFGKTSMKQQCSIMYCSYCLSEDQSWLLAVATDDRGEFLETVTINIDIPNRGRRKRASARRYGLQKLMDFILGLISQTVQPWRLVVGRIGRIGHGELKGWSWLLSKPNLQRASKHLKDICEQCSLMHPIAVPSILSACLVTLEPDSDLRVMSDQFTPDERFSQRSMQSPLSTPQDATCTHILVFPTSAKAQSAQASFSVIGELDLGEDLNMVIMDGDDDDDGINMMDVFKCWDDLPMQQINMPHSRPGSPSQFEGNQQSPGESGSKGAGSRDGYGSQDSEEVGLVLQQPLAIGYLVSTAPTGRMPEWFWSSCPHMENVCPVFLRTALHLHSPTILQNTDDPLQQNQSSTEHPLDSNITADVLRYVLEGYNLLSWLAMDSNTHDRLSCLPIHVQVLMQLYHMTAALA; encoded by the exons GAGCATCCGCCGGTGCGGCTGCTGACGATGAAGCACCTGGAAGAGGCGCAGCGGGCCGCAGCACCcggtgctgccgccgctgccgccagtACAACTGGTGGCCCTGCGAGTCCGGATGGCGGGCTGAATGCTGCCCCCGGGTGTGCGCCCGCTTCACCCGGCGGATCGGCCAGCGGCACCGTCGTGCCGGCCGATGATGCGATCGAACCGCGGGAAGTGCTGCTCGCCCCGTTCGCCATCACCGGCACGCTGACGGGGCAAAGCTACAGGGCGAGCGATCCGCACACGCAGAAAATTCTCGACGACTGGAGCGCGTTCTATCCGATCACGAACAAGCACAGCGGGCTGGCGGACGGTGCGGACAGCATGCCGCCGCTGGTGGAGGTGCTCGTCGGCAAGATGAAGATGCGCTACCCGTCCAAGTACGTGCTGGTGCCCGACATGGACGACTGGACGTCGGCGGGCGACGCGAGGAGcaatagtagtagcagcagtagtaatagtagtaataCCAACAGCAATCAAACCACCACGCCGGCCACGGCAGCCGCCTCGATTGCAGCGTCCGTGCTGAGCCGCATCAACAGTGCGTCGGAACGGTCCGGTGGTGGCGTcgccagcaacagcaccaccagcaacaccatCAACACAACCAGCAATCAAACGGCGGCTGctggcagcagtagtagcaatGCTGCTTCGGCCGCTTCTTCCGCCCGCCCGAAGGACACGGCGAACGATGCTGCGGCACCCTCTCCCACCGGTACGCTGCGGCAGCGTAATCACCACAAGTCCATGATGACCCCACCGCTTACCGTGCCGGAATCGCCCTCGAACGATCTCGGCAATCCGCTCAGCATGTCGTCGGCGCTGATCAACAAGTCGCCGGCCGTCATCCTGCCCGAGCGGGTCTGGCAGGACTGCATCATGCATGCGCCTACGCCTGCCGCCACCGCAGCTAGCAGCAGTGCGAGCAGCGGCACGACGGCAACCACCACCGCGCCCGGGAGTGTAACGATCAAAACGGAACCAAAGGATAATACCAGTGGCAGCAATAGCagtaccaacaacaacaacaacaacaacaacaacaacagtaatAGCAGCAGTGGCGGAGGGGACGAAAACTCATCCGGCGCGGCCAACGGGGTCGACGCGAACGGGAACTCCTCCGTGTGGGAGATCAGCGACCCGACGGTGAAAgtttcctgctgctgcatcaA GTGTTGCAAGCGACCACCATCTTCCTCGTCGTCATCGGCCTCGTCGTCCGCTTCATCCTCGGCAAGTGGAcgaacacagcagcagcagcagcagcagcagcacacgatCGGTGCAGCAGGCAGCTCCTCGGCAAATGcaaccggcggcagcagcTACACTTCCATCTCATCGCCcggaggtggtggtgccgctgccgccggagGTAGTGGGTCTTTGCATCCACACCCGAAATCGTCCTACTCGATCACTTACCCTGGCagcagtagtggtagtagcCGTAGCAGCCACTACCATCACCATCAATCGACGAAggaccatcaccaccaccaccaccatcatcaccaccggccGCAAAGGGTTGCCTTCCACAAGCGACCTCCGCAGGAGGCGCTCTTCCGTCCCGGCACCGAACCGTTGAGCctgtctgctgctgccgccctggccgccgctgctgctgctgctgctgccaacgCCGCCTCCTCGCCTGGAGCCGTTTCTTCCGGTGACAGCGCAGCCGATTCGCTCGAACTGGCCGACACGTGCTTAAG ATCAAACCAAAACTGTGCCGCAAACAGCGGCAGTGGCGGTGGCAACAGTGGAGCTTCCAATACGACCGGCGCTGCCCCCGGCAGCACAACGCCCTACGGCGGCCCACCTTCCTACTGTCGCAATCCGATGTCGATCGGTGACTCGCATCCACTGCCGTCGGAAGGTTCGCCCGCCAGCGCGGCACCGTCCCCGATGCAACCTTCCTCCGTTTCGCAACCAACCTCCGTACCCTCCGGCGATCAG CTCATCACAATGTCACCCCATCCACCTGCCTCGAACAACCCGCGCAGTGTGCAGCCCGGTACGCCCTGCCTGGACCACCTGGACAAGAACACGCCGGCCCCGACGCCAACCGATCAGCACGATAGTAAAAGCATCAACGCTTCCCCGTACCACACACCTTCCCatccgggtggtggtggtggtggcggaggcAGCAGTGGCGGCACTACCGAAggaggacagcagcagcaggctagCGCCAACCTGATGGGCAattcgtccagcagcagcagcagcaacagcagcagcaacggtagcaacagcagcagcaactcgcTCAGTGCGCTGAAAGCATCGCCCCGCAGCTCGCTGTCGTCCTCAGGCATCGGCAGCCTGAAGGTGCGGTCGGAGTCGTCGCTCGGGGCGGGCGGTTCGTGCTCGCTTGGCAGCGgaggcggcagcggcggcggcgtacCGATGACGCCCAGCATCCACAGCGTGTTCAGCTCGGCGCACCAGACGGCGTTGGCGAACAATCTCGCCAGCAAGCGGGAATCGATCCTGCAGATGCTGCAGTCGCTGAAGCGGCCGTCGCTGTTCTGCAAGGACTACGAGACGCTGCAGGGCGAGGACATTCCCAGCACGTCGCAGCTGCTGTACGACTACACGTGCGTCGACGCATG gaTGAACCATCCGGTAAAGCGGATGAGGCTGGCGGCGGAAGAGAATCGGCTCGTGAAGAAGATACGCAATCTCGACCTGTACGCGAACGAGCACAGCCGCACGATGGCATCCGGCCCCGGTTTGGCTGGCAGCGGGAATAGCACTAACGGCGGCATCGGCACCAATGGAATGCTGATGAAGGGTGCGGCCGAAGCGTCCGAAGCGCTGGCGGAAGCGCTGAGCGGCGGTCGGCCCGGAACCGGTGGCGGCAGTGATAATGGCGCACCGAACAATGGTGCCGGCTGTACGCCGCTGCTCGGCCAGATCAAGATGGAGATCGGTTGCGACGGTAGTCAGGGCGGTACGGCGGTCGGCAGTGCCAACGGTGGTACGCCCGACCGTAACGGAGCGTCCGCGGGCAATGGTGGTGCGGGCGACGGTGCGCTGCTCGGTGAGCACGAGAtaaagaaggagaaggaggacaAGGGTTCGATCTTTCTGACCGATCAGGATCTGCAGCCATCGATCGACGATTTGAACCAGATCTTCGACGACGGTGGCCCGTTCAACGATGATCCGGATCTGCACAACACACCGCCCGGGTCGAACAAGAGCAGTAGCGGTAGCGGGGGCTTCTCGGAGGAGAGTAAACGCTTCCCCATCTCGAACCACCATTCGGTGAACAGTGGCATGCTGAGCCCGAAGGAGCTGTCGCAGATGTTCCCCACGCCGCCGAGCTTAGATCCACATCCCAATTCGAGCCCCGGGGGCGGTGGCTGTCTGTCCGACGGCGGCTCGATCGCGCTCGACACGCTGGTCGACCTGCAGATGTCACTTTCATCCGGGACGGGTAGCGGTGGTGGTAACGGTGGTGGAGCGAGCTCGGTGCCACCGATACCGAACCTGGGCAGCCCGCAGGAGGAACCGATCGACGATTGGTCGTTCGTGTTTCTCCCGCCACCGATCTGCCCGTACGTGGGCTCGTCCAAGTACGCGCCGCTGCCGTCGCTGCCGAGCCAGCAGGTGATGCCGCCCATCCCGACCAGCACGGTCGCGGGGCTGGTGTACAAATCGACCCGCCAGAAGCAGAAGGAGCAGGCGGCGGCCGAGCGGGAAAAGCAGAAGCAGCGCGAGCAAGCCGAAcgcgagcgagagcgagaacagaagcaggagcagcagcagcaggaccaACCCGACGGTCAGCCGGAAAGCGGTGGCCAAGGCGGCGCTGGAGCAGGCACGGGAAGGCCGTTGGGCGTTGCTGGTCCCACCACCACGGCATTGGGCGTTGGGCTGGGGCTGCTGCCCATCGTCAAGCAGGAGGTGGGAGGGTTGACCGTTCCGCAGCCGCTCAGCACCCCGAACTCGCTGCTCGGCGGGCTGAGCGGCCTGAACGGCGGGTCGCTCGCCCACCCGTACTCGAACCCACCGTCGCAGGGCGCCCAATCGCAGCCCCACTCGCGCCCCCCGTCGGTGAACTCGCTCCCGGGGGGCATCATGGGTGGTGGGGCGGGTATGCTTTCCCCCTCGCCGGCCGGCACTTCGGGCGGCGGTCTGTTCCACCCGGGTGGCATGGGCGGAATCCCGGTACCGCTCCGGCAGGGCATGTCGCCCATTTCGCCCGCCACGCCCGGCGGCTCGATGCGCGTGCCAACGCCGCAGGGATCCTGCCCGCTGCCCTACCCGTCGCCGCTCGGCGGTGCCGGCAGCCCGAACCCGATGGGTTCGCTGAGCTTCCGGCGCACGAcgccgctgctgccaccgCCCCCGTACGATGTGGCGATCGCCAGTCCGGCCAATTCTGTCGCGACGCCCTCCTCCTACCACAGCAAGCAGTACCCGCTCGACGGGGTGGACAGCGGCGGGCCCGGCTCCAACCGGGGTCCCATGACCCCGTCCTCGACGGGGGGCAGTGGCCCCCTCGGTGCTGGGACCGTCCATCCGCCGCTCTCTTCCAGCGGTGTCGGCTGCGGGACCGGTACGCCCGCCGGCAGCCGCAGCATCGAAACGAACGCACTGCTCGTGAACGTGCTGCTGTACGATACGGCGCTGAACATCTTCCGCGATCACAACTTCAAAAGCTGCACCCTGTGCGTGTGCAATGCGGGCGCAAAGTGTGTGGGCAACATACGGGGCGCGGACAGTGGCCTCTACCTCGCGCTGCCCGGCACGAACTGGATGGATTCGGTGACGGCGGCCGGCGCCGAACCGACGCCGAGCACGACGCCCGGACCGGCGGGCGGAAGAAGTAAGGCGAGCGCGCTGGCCCATCTCGGGCTGGGTGGTAGCAGTAGTGCCTTCGGCGCCGGCATGCTAGGCTCCCCGGCCGTGGGCCGGCAGGAGGACAAGAGCGCGGCGGTTACAATCAACACGGACAGCCTGCAGAATGGCTACCTGGACGAGGATCCGATCGACTGCCAGTGCGGGTTCAGTGCGGTCGTCAACCGACGGATGGCGCACCGGGCCGGCCTGTTCTACGAGGACGAGATGGAGATAACGGGCATGGCGGAGGATCCGGCCGTGCACAAGAACGGCTCGCTGTTCGAGTTTCTCAACGGGACGGCGAAAGCGATCAAGCTGGAGGACGCGGACCGCGGAGCGTTGGCGACTTCCGCCGGgggctcctcctcctccgctgCTGGCGGGGACAGTTTGCCGCTGACGCTCAAGGTGATGGATCTGCTGCGGGAGCAGTGCTCCGTGGTGCAGAGCTCGAGCAATTCCATCCACCGGGCGGTGAACCGGTACCGGGGGCCCCTGTTTGGCCGTGGGGCCGAGAACGGAGCGGTCCACCTGCTCGAGTATGTGGACGCGAACGATGTGATTAGCTTGGCGCTGGAGCAGGGCCGGCTGCAAGCCATCAACGAGAGCAAGATGGAtgtcgaccagcagcagcagcagcagtcgtcgTCGGGCGCGCTCGTGAAGGGCGGAACGCTGCGCGGCCAGATGAACGTGCACAAGTGGCCGTTCCTGCGGGCCGGTGGCCCCAAGAGCAATCAGGACATTGTGCGCATCATGAAGTCGATGCAGCCGCTGCTGCAGGACGCCTTCCACAAGCGCTGCACGACCCGGCTCTGGGACGCACCGTACACGATACAGGGGCCGCTCACGTGGCGCCAGTTCCATCGGCTGGCCGGGCGCGGTACGGGCCAGTGCGAACCGCAACCGATCCCGTCGCTCATCGTCGGGTACGAGAAGGATTGGCTGTCGCTGGCACCGTACGCGCTCCACTACTGGGACAAGCTGCTGCTCGAACCGTACTCGTACCCGCGCGACGTCGCGTACGTCGCGATCGTCCCCGACAACGACTACGTGGTGGCGAAGGTGCGCACCTACTTCAAGGAGCTCAGCACCACGTACGAGATGTGCAAGCTCGGGCGGCACACGCCGATCAAGGGCTGGGACGGGATACTGCGCGTCGGGAGCCAGCGCGTGCTGAAGGAAACGCAAAACTCCAACCTGGACGAGTGGTTCACGAACATGGGCGTGGATCAGCAGCGCAAAAATGGCACCACCACTGCAGGGTCcgcctcttcctcttcctcttccgggTTGAACGAGCTGCTGCGGCTGTACGCTCAGACGtgtcagcagcagctcgcCCCGTACCTGTCCAAGGTACCGTCGGACAAGAGTTTGCTCGATCCGCCGGAGAGCCATCACCACACGTCGTCTTCCGCGTCCGCTTCGGCTTCGCTCGGGGgcggtgcggctggtgcttCCTCGCTCGGCGGCGGTTCGATGGGCCAGCCGGGTGGCAATGCGATGGGCCAGAACCGGCCCGACGGACCGGGACAGAGTCCgatgccaccaccgccgcccagTACGCCGGATTCATCGCAGCCCGGCGATAAGGCACCGAACACGCCCAAGTTTGATCACG ATTCGGAAAATCGCGACCAGCTGAATACCTCCTCCGCCAGTCCGGCCGACGGTATGCGGATCGATGACGATGGGAAGGATCCGCCCCATATCGTGCTGTACATCGTGGAACCGTTCACCTGCGGTAACGATTCGCCGGACGTGGAACGGTTGGCTTGTCTGTCGCTGCTGCGGTGCTACTCGAACATTCTGAACGCCGTCCCGGACTCGATACGCAGCAATATCAGTGTGCAG ATCATCTCGCTGGAAAGCATCCTCGAGCTCGGGCGCAACCGCAACCGATTGCGCCTCAGCGACCACATGCGCTGCCTGGCGCTGAGCGTTTTCTCCCAGAGCCGCAAGTACCTCGCCCACATGAACACGGTCAAAAGTTTGACCGGGTTCGGGACGGCCGCCAACGCGGAACAGTTCATCAAGCGCAAGGACGACAAAAACCGCGTCCCGTACCGACTGTACACACCGCCGTACGTGCTGGCCCGATCCTGCGAGAAGAGCGAAAACACGGAATCGTTCGGCAAGACGAGCATGAAGCAGCAGTGCTCCATCATGTACTGTAGCTACTGTTTGAGCGAGGACCAGAGCTGGCTGCTCGCGGTGGCGACCGACGATCGGGGCGAGTTTCTCGAAACGGTCACGATCAATATCGACATTCCGAACCGGGGTCGGCGAAAGCGTGCCTCGGCCAGGCGGTACGGGCTGCAGAAGCTGATGGACTTCATCCTCGGGCTGATCTCGCAAACGGTGCAGCCGTGGCGGCTGGTGGTCGGGCGCATCGGGCGCATCGGGCACGGCGAGCTGAAGGGCTGGAGCTGGCTGCTGAGCAAACCGAACCTGCAGCGCGCGTCCAAGCATCTGAAGGACATCTGCGAGCAGTGTTCGCTGATGCATCCGATCGCGGTGCCGAGCATACTGAGCGCCTGCCTGGTGACGCTCGAGCCGGACTCGGATTTGCGCGTCATGTCGGATCAGTTCACGCCGGACGAGCGGTTCAGCCAGCGGTCGATGCAGTCGCCGCTGTCGACGCCGCAGGATGCGACCTGCACGCACATACTGGTGTTTCCGACCAGTGCCAAAGCACAG TCTGCCCAGGCGTCGTTCAGCGTGATCGGAGAGCTGGATTTGGGCGAGGATCTCAACATGGTGATCATGGATGgggacgacgatgatgatggtatcAACATGATGGACGTGTTCAAGTGTTGGG ACGACTTGCCAATGCAGCAGATCAACATGCCACACTCGCGACCGGGAAGCCCGTCACAGTTCGAAGGCAATCAGCAGAGCCCGGGCGAAAGTGGCTCCAAGGGTGCTGGATCCCGTGACGGTTACGGGTCGCAAGATTCGGAAGAG GTCGGTTTGGTGCTACAGCAGCCGCTAGCAATCGGGTACCTTGTGTCGACGGCCCCCACCGGCCGGATGCCGGAATGGTTCTGGTCCTCCTGCCCGCACATGGAGAACGTGTGCCCGGTGTTTCTGCGCACGGCGCTGCATCTGCACAGCCCGACGATACTGCAGAACACGGACGATCCGCTGCAGCAGAATCAATCGTCCACCGAGCATCCGCTCGATTCGAACATTACCGCCGACGTGCTGCGGTACGTGCTCGAGGGCTACAACCTGCTGTCCTGGCTGGCGATGGACTCGAACACGCACGATCGGCTCTCCTGCCTGCCGATACACGTGCAGGTGCTGATGCAGCTCTACCACATGACGGCTGCGTTGGCgtaa